The following DNA comes from Candidatus Nitrosotalea okcheonensis.
ACATGCACATCATATGACCATGTACGAAGATGCGAGATACGAATGCACTGCTGATCCATCTCCAAGACATTGGGTGATTTTCATTACACAGACTTGTAAGGATGTATTAGGTATCGGTTAATTTTCTGCCTTTAATTCTTTTTTCAATATGCTGTCAATATCGTATTTTTTTTCTAAAAACATATTATATTCAGTAGTCCAGATTGTTGTCCGCATATCGTCATTATCTACGTTCAACGGAAAGAACGTTGTAATTAACCAATCAAAATTAGAAATCACTTTATCAAATTTGTCTCTTACAACATGATCTAGGTTTACCCATAATTCAAGACTTCTTTCACTATTCTGTAATAATTTTATCATATCTCCATGATATTTTCTAAAGTAGAGATTAAGTTCTTGTGTGATTAGTTGTTTATCTTCATCATTATCCAATTTACGTTTTTCAATAGTTTTAAAAATCTGATCAAAATGATTTTGGATTTTTCGCAAATAATCTTGCGTTTTTACCACGTACAAACCTTCTGCATTTTCTAATTGTTTTTTCTGTATATTTCCTGTTCGTCTATAAATTACAATAGTTAATGCAATTGCAATAATACCAAGAATTATTCCAAATATACTTGCCCATGCTCCGATCTCATCCAACTGTGGCATTTATGATCCATTTCATTTACCACAATCGGAGCTATAAATCTTCTGTTTCAGTTACGAAAAAAGTAGGAAGGTCAAATTGATGAAAGGAAAAAATTAACATAATACATTTTAAGTAAACCATTATTTTTGCTTTTATTAAAGAAAGGGTCTCTAGCCTAGTTGCCTGTAGGTGAAAATGAGATCTCGCATTCCCCCAAGAAGAATTATTATCTATAAGCCTCAAATTTTACCCAATTCCTTAGCACAACTTCAAACAATAGCCAAGTCTATTCCTCAATAAAATTATTTTAGTGCTGTGAAACCATCTCCCTTACGTAACAACTAATCACCCTTTCGTAACAGTCAATCCAAAATCCTGAAATCGACCTAAGATGTAACGGTGTCCAAAATACGGCGATGTTTCTTTATCGGTTGTTCATTCCTAAAAATGAGGCTTAAACAACCTATAAAGTAACAGTACCCTTATTTGTTAAGAGTGACTAGTTTTCATCATCACTAGTCAATTAATTCCCAAGTGCCGTGTTAACACCATGACAACAATAGTCGGAATTAAGACAAAAGACGGGATAGTACTAGGATCAGACAAGAGAGCAAGCAAAGGCTTTTTCATCGGATCAAAAATAGTACAAAAAATTGCAAAGGTAGATGATACGCTGGCTGTCGCAATTGCAGGACAGCTCTCAGATGCAGAGCACATCATCAAAGTAGCAAAAGCAGAACGAAGGCTCATAGAATTGAGGCGGGGGTTCTCCTTGACCATAAAAGAGGCTACTAGACTGATTGCAAACATTGCCTATTCGGGTCTTAGAAACTACCAACCATACTATGTAGAATTACTGGTTGCAGGAGTAGACAGAGATGGCGCACATGTTTTTGCAGCAGATATGAGCGGAGCAATCACCGAGGAAGATTTTGCATCTTCGGGGTCGGGCTCTCCTATTGCATATGGTGTACTTGAGAGCTTGTACAACAAAAATATAACAAACAGTCAAGCAAGCGAGATTGCATCACGTGCAGTATCTGCCGCAATGGAGAGAGATCCAGGTTCTGGAAACGGCATAGACATTTTGGCCATACAGAACTTGCAAAAGGAGGCAGTGACATAAATGTCTGAAAACCAAAATGGCAACAGATTTCCATTTTATGGCCCACAGGGAAGACTTGTTCTTGTAGACAGTGCTCTGGAGGCTGTAAGTAGAGGTTCTACAACCATTGGAATCAAGACGCCAAACTTTGCAATGATTGCAAGCCAGATAAAACCAACACACCCATTAATGGAGCCTTCTGAGAAAATATTTCCAATTGATTTCCATATTGGTGCGACAGGTGCTGGATACATTGGAGACATTCTGCAGCTAATTGACACATTACGGCTAGAATCACAAAAACATCGACTTACATATGAGACACCAATAGACGTAGATTCCCTAGCAAAGCACCTCAGTAGCTTTCTCCACAACTATACAACATACGCAGTAAGGCCACAGGCCGCATCAGTGATAATCGTAGGCGAAGACCAGACTGGGATCCAGTTGTATCAAGTAGACCCAAGCGGGACTTTTTTTAGAGGTTCTGGGTTTGCAATAGGTCAGGCATCCGATATTGCACTTGATGTAATAACAAAAGAGTACAACAAGGATATGAAGTTGGACCAAGCCATAGAACTCGGCAGAAAGGCAATTGAAAAATCTCTCGGGGAAAAACCCATAGTTGAAACAGGAATAGTTGAACCTGGAAAAGCGTTTCGTAAGATACGCACAGACAAAATCTAGAATCCAGTCACTATTTTTCTTTTTTTAAAACCAAAAAATGTTCAATAGATTCAGATATGATCACAAGGACATTAGCTGACTGCTCTATGCATCAAGTGTTGATATGAGTTGATCTCCTAATCTATTATGCCCTATCCTTGGTGGGTGGATAATCTTTTTAGGGGTTGTTTATCCATCGCCGATAAGAAACAGGTGTTTGAATGATCAACCCTCTTACATACATCATAGGATCAGCCATAGTAGGGATACTGCACATGGCAGCCCCTGACCATTGGTTAACACTTTGTATGCTTGCAAAAAATCAAAAATGGGTTTCAAAAAAGATCTTCAGAGTATCGTTTGTAACTGCAGTTGGACACGTTGTACTGTCTATTGCCATGGGTCTTGGAGTCGTAGCTGTCGGACTTGTTTTTTCTCATCTGATTTCATCATATCTTGATGCCGGAATAGGAATAGTCATGTTAATTGCAGGTTTGGTCATAAGAATTAGATCCCTCATAGTGAAAAATACTCATCATCATGATCATCATTCTCATCATGATCATCATCATGAGAATGAAGAAAAGAAAAATATCAATAACCTAACTTGAGGTATTGGATATTTTGCAGTATTAGGAGCCGCACTTTCTCCAGATCCCAGCATAGTTCCAATTTTCCTTTCTGCGATATCAGCCGGATTCTATTTTGCACTAGAGTTAT
Coding sequences within:
- a CDS encoding Ntn hydrolase family protein codes for the protein MTTIVGIKTKDGIVLGSDKRASKGFFIGSKIVQKIAKVDDTLAVAIAGQLSDAEHIIKVAKAERRLIELRRGFSLTIKEATRLIANIAYSGLRNYQPYYVELLVAGVDRDGAHVFAADMSGAITEEDFASSGSGSPIAYGVLESLYNKNITNSQASEIASRAVSAAMERDPGSGNGIDILAIQNLQKEAVT
- a CDS encoding Ntn hydrolase family protein (cleaves peptide bonds) — its product is MSENQNGNRFPFYGPQGRLVLVDSALEAVSRGSTTIGIKTPNFAMIASQIKPTHPLMEPSEKIFPIDFHIGATGAGYIGDILQLIDTLRLESQKHRLTYETPIDVDSLAKHLSSFLHNYTTYAVRPQAASVIIVGEDQTGIQLYQVDPSGTFFRGSGFAIGQASDIALDVITKEYNKDMKLDQAIELGRKAIEKSLGEKPIVETGIVEPGKAFRKIRTDKI